In Streptomyces sp. NBC_00344, the genomic window CCGCGGCGGCGATGTGACCGAGCAGTTCGCCGGGGCCTGTCGCGTCGCGGTAGCCCCCGGTCGCGGCGTACTCGTCGGCCGCCTCGGTCCGCTCCGGCGTCATGCCGAGCACGGCGGGGGCTCCTCGTGACAGCAGGGAGTCGGTCCCGGTCATCGTCGGTCTCCGTCCGGTGGGGCGGCGCGCAGCGTGCGCACCGCGCTTTCCAGGGCTCTGCGGTCCGCCGCCGTCCGGCCGTATCCGGTTCCCGGGAGGCCGATGAGCATGCGGTGGTGGTCAAGGACGACCTCTGCTGCGAGGAGCGCTTCCCGCGGGTCGCCGCGGGCGGTGCCCTCGGCGACGGCAGTCACCAGGGAGGTCACTTCGGCGAGATACCGGAGCCAGCCGCGCTGTGTGCCGTGCAGGATCAGGGCCTCGACGCGGCGGCGCTCGGCCGCCACTCCTTGCGGCGCCGGCATGGCGCCCTGTCCGGTCCGGAGGGACGCGACGGCGGGTGGCAGCTCCCGCTCCGGTTCGGGGGTGAGCCCGAGCCAGATCAGACTCCGACGACCGCTCATACGTGCCTCCGGGAGAGGGTGGGGAACGGTGCACGGCCTGGGCGCCGGGCTGCGGGCTTCGAGTGAGGTCCGCAGCGAGGCGGCACTGCGGTGCCGTGGGATGGGTTCGGCGAGGGGAAGAAGGGCGCGGGACGCCCGCTCGCTGCCGGTGTCCGCTGCGACGGAACGCCGGGAGCAGCGATACGACTAAGCTAACTAATCAATTAGTCAGTCCACAAGTCTTGACTTCGCGGAAACACCTCAGCAGTCTGACTGACCAATTAGTCAGCACAGGATTCCGGTACGCCGGTCCGGCTCGCCCAGCGTCTCCGGGCCCGCCGCGACATCCTTCGTCACCGTGCGGCACTAGGAGATACCGATGCAGTCCGAAGCCGTCGAGACATCACCGCCGACGCAGCAGTCCCCCGGGCAGGCACTGCCCGCTCGCTACTACACCGACCCCTCGACGGCCGCCGCCGAGACCCGGCACATCTTCGCCCGTTCCTGGCAGCTGGTGTGCCACGAATCGGATCTGCCGGGGCCCGGAGCCCGGCTGGCCGCGACCGTCGCGGACCGTGAGGTGCTGGTCGTCCGTACCGAGGACGGCACGCTGGCCGGGCACCTCAACGTATGCCGGCACCGCGGCACCCGTCTGGTCACCACCCCTGAACCGGCCGGCAAGGCCATCCGCTGCCCCTATCACGGCTGGACGTACAAGCTCGACGGACGGCTGGTCGGCGCACCCGAGGCGCGGCAGATCCCCTGTCTGGACAAACCGGCGCTCGGCCTCTTCCCGGTCCGGGTGGAGTCCTTCCTCGGTTTCGTCTTCGCCAACCTCGACGCGGACGCCGTGCCGCTGGCCGAGCAGTGCGCCGGACTTGCGGAGGCAGTGGGGCACTACGCCGGGCCCGACCTGGTCCCGGTCGGCCGCAGCCGGATCCACGATGTGGCAGGGGCCGAGGAACAGCAGGCCAACTGGAAGGTGGCCGTCGACAACTACCTGGAGGGCTATCACGTCCCGGTCGCCCACCCAGGGCTGATGCGACTGCTCGACTACCAGGGCTACACCTGCGAGATCGACGAGTCCTACGCACTGTTCGCCTCGCCGCTGCGCGACAAGCCGTCCTCGAACTGGGCGGAACGCCTGTACCAGCGCATCACCTCCCCCATGCCGGGGCTGACCGATGCGGACCGGCGGATCTGGCGCTACGCGGTGATCTATCCCAACACACTCATCGACTTCTACCCCGACCATGTGCTTGCCTGGACCGCCATACCGACGGCAGTCGACCGCGTGGCCGTACCGGGCGCGTTCTACACCCGCCGCGGGACGAGTCCGCGGACCCGGCTCGCCCGGCGGCTCAACATCCACATCGGCTGGATCACCAATGACGAGGACGCCGAATTGGTGGCCCGCGTACAAAGCGGCCTCACCACTCCCGGCTTCGAGCCCGGCCCGCTGTCCCGGCGCGAGGCGGCTGTCGGCTGGTTCGCCGGCCGTGTGCGCGCGGACCTCGACGGCACCGACCGCTGAGCCGGACGCCGGCGAAGCAGCCTTACGCACCGTCCCCCTCCGCTTTATCAGCCAGCTCCCGGCGCACGCCGCACCGCGCCACGGCTGACGGGTCCCGCACGGAAACCAGGGCTTCCGTGCACTCACGACCGCGCCCTGAAGCAGCGCTCGCCCCCTAC contains:
- a CDS encoding aromatic ring-hydroxylating oxygenase subunit alpha, yielding MQSEAVETSPPTQQSPGQALPARYYTDPSTAAAETRHIFARSWQLVCHESDLPGPGARLAATVADREVLVVRTEDGTLAGHLNVCRHRGTRLVTTPEPAGKAIRCPYHGWTYKLDGRLVGAPEARQIPCLDKPALGLFPVRVESFLGFVFANLDADAVPLAEQCAGLAEAVGHYAGPDLVPVGRSRIHDVAGAEEQQANWKVAVDNYLEGYHVPVAHPGLMRLLDYQGYTCEIDESYALFASPLRDKPSSNWAERLYQRITSPMPGLTDADRRIWRYAVIYPNTLIDFYPDHVLAWTAIPTAVDRVAVPGAFYTRRGTSPRTRLARRLNIHIGWITNDEDAELVARVQSGLTTPGFEPGPLSRREAAVGWFAGRVRADLDGTDR